Proteins encoded together in one Cyprinus carpio isolate SPL01 chromosome B14, ASM1834038v1, whole genome shotgun sequence window:
- the LOC122139671 gene encoding leucine-rich repeat and immunoglobulin-like domain-containing nogo receptor-interacting protein 2 translates to MVDCLNRVMLHTAVSCWQPLLGLALVAVFVGSTLACPARCECSAQSRSVICHRKRYNAIPDGVPTETRILDLSKNRIPAVNPDDFVVYPHIEELDLSGNIIAYVEPGAFNSLYSLHTLSLKSNRIKLLSLGVFSGLSNLTNLDISDNKVVILVDYMFQDLRNLRSLEVGDNELVYISHRAFSGLLSLESLTLERCNLTVVPTDALSHLHNLVSLHMRYLSISSLHPYSFKKLFHLRHLEIDNWPSLDLVPANSLHGLNLTTLSITNTNLSTFPYQALRHLPYLTHLNLSYSRIRMVEGGLLQDLVRLRELRLAGSQLLSIEPYAFQGIRWLRSLNVSHNRLDTLERGVFHAPEALEVLLINNNPLVCDCRLMWLLQSRHSISFGDTQPECSTPGGIHGRPFKEFKETLLSYYVTCTKPKIRENRTQMVSVEEGQSARLPCSAEGSPRPTISWVTPRRRHLTNRSHGRVIVHNNGSLDIKAAEVQDDGVYMFASNNTAGNDTLMVSLAVKSLGSLYANRTQHYMDTSNATANGTTLPNVTHFDLGLDLKTILVSTAMGCFTFLGVVLFCFLLLFVWSRGKGKHKNNIDIEYVPRSKSNGTSSEEVDQGAGPRRFNMKMI, encoded by the coding sequence ATGGTGGACTGTTTGAATCGAGTCATGCTGCACACAGCCGTGTCTTGCTGGCAGCCTTTGCTGGGGCTGGCCCTGGTGGCCGTGTTCGTGGGCTCCACTCTGGCCTGCCCCGCTCGCTGCGAGTGCTCCGCCCAGAGCCGCTCTGTCATCTGCCACCGTAAGCGCTACAACGCTATCCCTGATGGAGTCCCAACTGAGACACGAATCCTTGATCTCAGCAAGAATCGCATTCCGGCCGTCAACCCTGATGACTTTGTTGTCTATCCACACATAGAAGAACTGGACCTGAGTGGGAATATCATTGCCTACGTTGAGCCCGGAGCGTTCAACTCACTCTACAGCCTCCACACACTGAGCTTAAAGAGCAACCGTATCAAGCTCCTCTCTCTAGGTGTCTTCTCCGGCCTCTCCAACCTGACAAACCTGGATATCAGTGACAACAAAGTTGTCATTCTGGTGGACTATATGTTCCAGGACCTGCGGAACCTCAGGTCATTAGAAGTTGGAGACAATGAGCTGGTTTACATCTCCCATCGGGCCTTCAGTGGACTACTGTCACTGGAGAGCCTGACGCTGGAGCGCTGTAACTTGACGGTGGTGCCCACAGATGCCCTGTCCCACCTGCACAACCTGGTGAGCCTACATATGCGCTACCTCAGTATCAGCTCTCTACACCCCTACTCCTTCAAGAAGCTCTTCCACCTCCGTCACCTAGAGATCGACAACTGGCCATCGTTAGATTTGGTCCCTGCTAATTCTCTGCATGGTCTCAACCTCACCACGCTTTCTATTACCAACACCAACCTGTCTACTTTCCCTTACCAGGCTCTTCGCCACCTGCCTTACCTCACACACCTTAACCTCTCCTACAGTCGTATCCGGATGGTGGAGGGTGGCCTGCTTCAGGACCTGGTGCGATTGCGTGAGCTGAGGTTGGCTGGGTCTCAACTGCTGTCCATCGAACCATATGCTTTCCAGGGCATCCGCTGGCTCCGTTCGCTAAATGTCTCCCACAACCGCCTTGATACCCTGGAGAGGGGTGTATTCCATGCTCCTGAGGCCCTAGAGGTGCTGTTGATCAACAACAATCCTCTGGTGTGTGATTGCCGACTCATGTGGTTGCTGCAAAGCCGTCATTCCATTTCTTTTGGTGACACCCAGCCTGAATGCAGCACTCCCGGAGGAATTCACGGACGCCCCTTCAAGGAGTTCAAAGAGACCCTGCTATCCTATTACGTGACCTGCACCAAGCCGAAAATCCGAGAAAACCGGACTCAGATGGTGTCCGTGGAGGAGGGACAGTCAGCCCGTTTACCCTGCAGCGCAGAGGGTTCCCCACGACCCACTATTTCCTGGGTAACCCCACGCCGGAGGCACCTGACCAACAGGAGCCATGGCAGGGTGATAGTCCACAACAACGGCTCATTGGATATCAAGGCAGCAGAGGTTCAGGATGACGGTGTGTATATGTTTGCCTCTAACAACACGGCAGGCAATGACACTCTTATGGTATCACTGGCAGTGAAAAGTCTGGGCTCGCTGTATGCCAACAGGACCCAGCATTACATGGATACAAGCAATGCCACTGCCAATGGTACCACCCTCCCCAATGTGACCCATTTTGACCTTGGCTTGGACCTAAAGACTATCTTAGTTTCTACAGCCATGGGCTGTTTCACATTCCTAGGAGTGGTTCTATTCTGCTTCCTGCTCCTGTTTGTATGGAGTCGAGGAAAaggcaaacataaaaacaacattgaTATTGAGTACGTGCCACGCTCAAAGTCCAATGGGACCTCTTCTGAGGAGGTGGACCAGGGTGCTGGGCCACGTCGCTTTAACATGAAAATGATTTAA